The Nostoc sp. NIES-3756 DNA window GCCATTTGTTGGGCATTGTTCCAGTTTTGAAACTGGGATTGTTGGTTTTGGAGTTGACTTCTGAGTTGCTCGTTATCGTACTTTAGCCGCTCAAAATCCATTTTCAAGCGTTCTAATTCCACGCTCTGCACAGGATTAGGAGCGGTTGGTTGGGGATTATTATATGCTGGTTGCCCGTAAGGTGGTTGATACTGTGGCGGGATGACCTGAGGCGCTACTACAGTTGCTGGCATTTGTGAAGCAACACCAAAGTTAGGCTGTAGGGAGGTATTAGTTCCCTTGAGCATTAAGAGAGCCGCCAGTCCAGCTACGGCGACACCGCCGATAAATGCCATACTTTCACTCATCGCCTTTACCTCTCACCTGCGATGTAACTTTCATAACTTTTGACTGACTTACTCTCACACTCATAGTTTTTATAGCCTACTTATTACACATAATACCCAAAATATAAGCTGCTGTATCAGCTAGTTTTTTTACTGCCTAATATCTAATGTTAATATTCAAGACCATAAATATGGAATTGTCCAGCACATTAAGAGTAAAAAAACTATACTGTTATACTTTTTAATCTACTTTTCCGAAATCATCAAGATGTTTTGATGGCTGCTTTGAGACTTTGACAAAATTCGGCGATCGCACTGAGTCCTTGTTCTGGTGTCCCTTCCGCTAACCGCTTAACAAAGGCGCTACCCACAATAGCTGCATCCGCTCCCCATTGCTTAACCTGAGTTGCTTGTTCTGGCTGGGAAATCCCAAAACCTACACCAATGGGTTTATCTGTTACATGGCGGATTTGCACCAGTAAATCAGATACACGGGTTTCTATTTGCGATCGCATCCCTGTCACGCCTGTTACACTGACCAAATAGATAAATCCTTGGGATGAACTAGCGATCGCTTCTATTCTCTCGGATGAACTGGTTGGCGCAATCAATAAAGTTAAATCTATACCCTTTTCACTTGCAGGTTTTAATAGTCCTGCGGCTTCTTCCAAAGGTAAATCAGGCACAACCAAACCATCAACACCAGCCGCCACAATTTGATCTAGGAACTCGTCGATTCCCCGGTGCAGAATGGGGTTGTAGTAGGTAAATAAGATGATTGGTGCTTGCAAACTGGGAGTAGTGGCTTTTAACATCTCCAATACATTTTCCAGTTTTGTTCCCCGTTGTAAAGCGCGGGTAGCGGCTGCTTGAATTACAGGCCCATCTGCCAGAGGATCAGAGTAGGGAACACCCAACTCAATAAAGTCAGCACCATTACTATCTAATATTTTTAAAGCTGCGGCTGTAGTTTCTAAATCAGGATCACCAGCAGTAATAAACGGAATCAGAGCGCACTCTTGATTCCGTCTGAGGGTTTGGAAGCGATCGGCAATAACGGTCATTAGTCAGTAGTCGGTGGTCAGTGGTTAGTAGTCAATAGTAACAAACAACCGACCACCGTAGACCATAGGGAGTAGGGAGTAGGGAGAGATGTAGCTTGCTTCCCATAGGGTAGGAGATGAGGAAGATGAGGGGGATGAGGGAGAACTGTTGACTGTTGACTAACTCTGAGTTTGTTTCTCTTCCTCAATCTCGGCTTGAATTTTGGCTAATTCTTCTGGACTGAGTTCATCTAGCCGTTTTTGGAAAAAGGCTTGTTCATAGTCTTCCCGTTGTTGATGGTAGGTCATACTGTTTCCCACCGCACGTAAAACATAGGTTGCTAACCAGCCAATCAACCCGATGACCAGTACGACTTGGCTCCAAATACCAGC harbors:
- a CDS encoding heterocyst differentiation related protein; amino-acid sequence: MSESMAFIGGVAVAGLAALLMLKGTNTSLQPNFGVASQMPATVVAPQVIPPQYQPPYGQPAYNNPQPTAPNPVQSVELERLKMDFERLKYDNEQLRSQLQNQQSQFQNWNNAQQMALVQQNTQRAASAVLPAQSSWWSSPIVWAVGGATLTVGGGIVVAGVLSLFSTRPRSTRTVQVIHPYPNNTQPLVPVRRAEFLPPGMETRRVEAHEYDEMR
- the trpA gene encoding tryptophan synthase subunit alpha; amino-acid sequence: MTVIADRFQTLRRNQECALIPFITAGDPDLETTAAALKILDSNGADFIELGVPYSDPLADGPVIQAAATRALQRGTKLENVLEMLKATTPSLQAPIILFTYYNPILHRGIDEFLDQIVAAGVDGLVVPDLPLEEAAGLLKPASEKGIDLTLLIAPTSSSERIEAIASSSQGFIYLVSVTGVTGMRSQIETRVSDLLVQIRHVTDKPIGVGFGISQPEQATQVKQWGADAAIVGSAFVKRLAEGTPEQGLSAIAEFCQSLKAAIKTS
- a CDS encoding DUF3007 family protein, which gives rise to MRRIDAIGIGLGIFIFGGLAYLGFQVFGLDGQKAGIWSQVVLVIGLIGWLATYVLRAVGNSMTYHQQREDYEQAFFQKRLDELSPEELAKIQAEIEEEKQTQS